Sequence from the Rutidosis leptorrhynchoides isolate AG116_Rl617_1_P2 chromosome 3, CSIRO_AGI_Rlap_v1, whole genome shotgun sequence genome:
ataaaagataaaatatgagtgcttacgtatcaatattgagattcaatattgtaggaaagtacgcagacgcaacagagatgataaacactagatttgattcataaatataccctcgaacattacccataacctccttgacaataacccataatttccttagctctatcccgctcaaaaacctattttgaaggtgacacgctcataacctcgtcgtagtattttaggtatatatactactaataataatattataataagattaataataataataataataataataataataataataataataataataataataataataataattattattataataattatataaaaaaataataatacagaggaatgaatcgagcttttatagtatgtggcctgctacagtacctcatgcgatcacatgagttttcagtgtttttaccatgcgatcgcatggccgccttaccctgtttttgtttgctagttcgtcgacatcaaatagtgttttactgtagcaaatagtagtttactgtagcaatagtgtttactgtagcaaatcactgtagcaaagtagcaaaatacgttttcactgtagcactgtagcaaaatacggtttcactgtagcaaatagtgttttactgtagcaaatagtgttttacggtaggaaagtcattttactgtagcaaatagtgttttacggtaggaaagtcatttttacttgtacatatatatatatatacatacatataattgttcatgaatcgtcgagagcagtcaaatgtaatttaatacatgaaacagttctaaaattttaagattcaacttcatagactttgcttatcgtgtcggaaacattaaatcatttaaagataaagtttaaatttggtcagaaattttcgggtcatcacagttgatcATGTGAATAAAAGAAGGTTAGATGGTGGGACAAGTAAGGGTTCAAATGTGAAGATTCATAACTCATTTAGAGCTCTTAACAATGATTATAATTTAGTGGATGAACCGAGTGATGTTGAATCTAAAAATGATGAAACTGCTGAATTTATGGCAGGGAAAAAGGATACTAAGGCATCGAATCCGTTTGGAATGAAGTCCGGCTGGTTGTAATTTGTCCTTGTTAAAATGGGTTGTTAGGTCTTCGTGTTTTGCTAGTCCTAATTATGTATGTAGGATCTAGTTTAGTTTGTGGTTGTCTGTGAGGCCGCAAGGTGCGCTTGTGATCGTTTATTCCTATTTGTACttctattattttttaataatattcaccgggtaaaaccctttacccaaaaaaaaaaaaaaaaaaacatgaccaataatatataaagtatttttgaaatggaaggagtaaGATTTATAAAAGTCCAAGCTTCTAGTATTTTTTTGGGCGACAAAATAACGCCGTTAGTCTTTAAACTTTGTATCAATGTgacttttttctttctttctgaCTTAGATGACTTTAAACTATCTGATTGTTACATGAATAACCTTGACACTAACGATGGTAAATATTTCTCTGTTAAGTAGCATCATGTACAAAGCACTGAAGGGTATATTCATCAATTCATTTCCCCCCTCTATAAGTTCCGTCTTCATCTTCATCCctatttcataaatatatagacAAAAAAGTACTCGTATCACTTTTTCAACGTAATTCAATGGCACACTCTACTTGACTTTGTGATTCTATATCTTTATGCaatgtatacatatgtatacatgTGGTTATCGGGTAGTTGAAATATTTTGGAGCAAAAACCGGGCGTTTATTATTCATGTATTTTGTTTTTTAGATTCTcgctaattttataaaataattgcGTTCCATAAAAAATACACCGTACTATAACCGCTAGCAAAACGTATCTACTTAAATTAAAAATTGCTCACAAAGTGACACAAAATTATGGGTGAGAGAGAAAATAGAGAGAGAGTGGGGGCAAGGAAGAGCACGGCAAGGGCAGGAGCGGGAGAGTCTTATGGTAACTATAATGGTTTCTATGCAAACAACATTCACGGGGGTACAAATTGAAGCCGACTTACGTCGTACATGTTCTTTAATTTCTCGGATGATTGAAAAATTATCGATTTCTGGAAACTTTTCAAACAATACGGTGTGGTTAGGGATGTCTATGTGGCAAAGAAACGTCTTCTCAATGGCCGAAAATTTGCCTTCGTGCGTTTTGCCGAGGTAAATAATGCTGAGAAGTTATTAAACTCATTGCAATCGGTTAAGTTTAATGGTACTCCAATCAAAGTGTTTATGGCAACCAACCGGCCACCAAAGGATGCGAAGGGACAACATGCTAAAGATGGCGGTGCAAACGAATCTAAGGATGCTGGGAATAACAACAATCATCATGGTTTCAATTGTTTTCATGATGGAAGAAAGTTCTCTGACTTTTTTGCCAACGGTAGAAAAGATGATGATTTGAGAGACATTTTGAACGAAAAAAGGAATAAACATGAATACATTCCAAAGAAAGCAGGTAAAGAGGGTGATGAAGATAGGAGTGGCGGTAATGAAAATTCTAAATCTGTTTTCGTTAAAGAGAACGAATATCCTGATAATAACGATCCATTAAATCATTCTGTTGTTGGAGAAGCCGGGAACAGTGGTGTTTTCAGAAATCTGGATTCAATTCTTAAGGATGAAGGATATGAAGAGGTTGAAGTGAAGAGACTTAATGGGCTTAGTGTCTTGTTTGTATTTCCAAATGTTGATGCTGCAAAAGATGTAACCAATGGTAACCACAAACTTACCAAATGGCTGCACAAACTATGCATGTGGGATTTCAATAATTGGCCAGAAAGTAGGATGTCATGGTTATCAATTACAGGAGTTCCGATACCGTGTTGGTCAGAAAAAACGTTCAAGTCTATAGCGGAATGGTGGGGAGTAATATACATAATGGAGAATTGTGAGTTTAAGGGTAACCAAAGTTTGACTAAGGGTAGGGTTTTTGTTAAACTATACGAGCCAACAATTGTCAATGATGCTATCAAGCTAATCTATAAGTCGAAGGTCTACTTTATTAATGTCAAAGAAGAAGTGGTGGATGACGGTTTTGAAGAAAAAGAGTGTGGTTGTAATCATATACCGAAAAAGCACTGGTATAACTCGGAAGAGCTCTCAAGTGATGGGTCAAATTATATTGATTCCGATAAGTTAGTTTCTGATAACGATTTTATCAAGGGTCAAGAAAATATTCgtccaaaagatgatgatgaattaagCTTATTCAATGGTGTTTTAAACAGTGACAATGAAGATGATATCGTTCAGAACAATGATAACAGTAATGACGGTGATGATAGCAATTCAGATGATGATGAGCTGCCGAAAAACCCTTGCAATCCGGCGAAGGGAGGCACTGCTAACGTTGAAGGTGAAGGGTCTTCTTTTGTGGGGATCAAAGTaagaaatgatgattttgttgtgaaCGAGACAGCTGAGGATCGGTTTGAAAAAGTTTCTAGTCCCAAGGAGAAAAGTGACATTGGAAACCCTAAAGACGTTCTAAAAGATAATCATGCGTCCGAATGTAATGAATGCTGCAGTAGCCCTAGGTCCACATCAAGAATACCAAACGTGGGGAATGAGTCAAGACAAGGTGACATTGGGCCGTTTGTAAATGGGATTGGGCTTACTATTAATAATTGTAACGGGCCTAACAAAAAGGTAAATGGGTCGATGGTCTACTCAGAGAATGTGGACCCTGGGTTTGTTGGGCCTAAAAATGGGCCCGATAACACTGGATCAAATCATTCGAAAGATATAGAAGATGGGGTCTCTATTGACAACACCGATACAATTCCTGTTGTGAATGTGCTGTCTAATCCAGCAGAGGCAAAGGGTGAAGAGTTTATGGCGAGTGAATCTATTGATAATCTTGGTCAACAAGTTGAAAAGGTAAAGGTTAACAGGAAAATGGGTAAAGGCAAGATCCCAAAAGGAAAGATCGATTCAAGTAAAGGTCCCCAACAGCAGGGGAGTCAAAGTTTAAAAGCTTCTGATGGTAAGAGCTCAAAGACGGCTGAGGTTTCTAACTACAATAATTGTTATTGGAAAACTATGGGTAATTATAAGGCGTCGTCTAGGATCATGAGATTGAAGAATAGGGCACAGATGGGTGTGAATTGTGGTGATTCTTCTAAGTACCTGTGTAGAGGATGTGGATTTAGATCAAAGAAGACTTAAAAAAAACTAAACCTTGTGTTTCTTCTAAATCCATAAATATGGATGAGCTGAGGCGTTATGGGGAATAAATCAGCCTAAATTGGCCTCCCTCTGATTCTCAGTAAGTCCCTTTTGTTTCTGCTtcgttatattttatttttatgaagGTGTTATCTTTGAATGTTCGTGGTTTCGCGGTTAAGGGGAAGTTCGGGTGGGTTAGGAGCATTTATGTTAGAGAAAAACCGTGCATAGCAGCTTTTCATGAAACTAAGTGCGGTACTTTAGATGATAGATGGATTAATAcattgtggggggggggggggttccaACTTCGGGTATGTCCAAAAAGAAGCATCGGGTAGATCGGGTGGTTTGTTGGTTGTTTGGGACTCTAATGCTTTTGACATTATTGAGTGCAACGGGTGTGATAATTTCGTGGCAATAAGGGGTAAATGGGTAACGTCGGGAATGGAATCAATTATCGTTAACGTGTATTGTCCTCACAATGATCGGGATAAAAAGGCCTTGTGGGACTCTCTTGATGGGTTAATTCATAGTGTTGATACATCGTGGCTACTTGTTGGTGACTTTAATGAGGTAAGAATCTCAGAGGATCGACTAAATTCTCAATTTATTCAAAGTAGGGCGGATAGATTCAATGAGTTTATCAATAGGAATGGTTTGATTGAAATTGATATTAACGGGAGAAAATTCACGAGTATTAGCGATGACGGTTTGAAGTTTAGTAAGCTTGATAGATTCCTTGTCAACAATAGTTTCCTAAACTTGTGGGAAGATCTTTCGGTAATTGCTTTAGATAGACATCTTTCAGATCATTGCCCTTTGGTTCTAAGAGATAAGTATATTGACTATGGTCCAAAACCATTTAAAATCTTTGATGAATGGTTCAACTATGAGGAAATGGACAAAGTTGTGGTGGATGCGTGGGGACAACCAATTAGGGGCTCGAGAAGAGGTTGCATGTTTAGAGATAGACTAAAAAACGTCAAAATGACTTTGAAAGATTGGAGTTCAAAAAAATTCGGATGTCATGACAAGGAGATTGAGGCTTATAAAAAGGAAGCCATGGAGTGGGAATTAAAAGCCGAATCGAATGTTCTCACGGATTTGGATCGGGAAAGATGGTTGGAATGTAGGCGTTGTTGGGTTGAGAAGGAAAACATCAAATCAAATATGTTAAAACAAAAGGCGAGATTAAAATGGACGTTGGAAGGGGATGAAAACTCAAATATGTGATTGGGTTATCAAAAGATAGAATGGACGTTTTCCCATATTGGGTTATCCTTCGTCGTGTTCCGATTTGGGAAGCATCTTATGGCAAGCGGTAGAATGGGTCTCATGTTATCTAATTTGGAGGAATAAGAACCAAAAGTCTTTTAAGAAGATATCATGGACCCCTCTAAAAGCACTTAGCGAAATTCAAGTCAAAAGTTATGATTGGGTTGCGAAGCGTTGCAAAGTGAGAAAGATTGATTGACATGTTTGGCTACATAATCCAAACTCTCTTTTGTTGTTGTAATGTATATAGAAGTTGTGATAATTTACTAGGCATAGGGTTCTAGCTCGGTATTCCTTTGCTTTGCGAAGAATTGTATAATGTACATACATTTCGTTTCGAGTAATATAAATTTtttctgcttttcaaaaaaaaaaaaaaaaaacgtatctACTTATAAGATTAAGGTGTATTGGTGAGTGATATTCGTCCTAGGAAATGATCGAGTGAGTGAGTTCTGACATTGTGTTCGGATCCTGTTAGTGACTCATTATCGCCGTTAAAAACGGTACTTGTACATATTGGCCAAGTACCTATCAAGCACGACAGTAGAGGCGGATCGGAAATTATAAATGACCGTAGCACAATATTTTCCCATATGGTACATACTAtactactagtgaaatgacccgtaaaatcacgggtttgtttaaacgaaacagtttaatgatatgttttaggtattaagtgaatgtaaatgctaaagtcatttagtttaataacccgtggaaccatagattccgactaagaaacttggtcagtataaatgaactacatttattctcccaccccttgttccaattttcatcacaattattatttttttgtcataaaagctacattacaacattttattgggacatgtatttcgcatacatatgtaacataattaatcccgtaaagatgaCCCagttttgaataataataatataataataataaagtttgctctaaaattgagtatttatatttataataataattattaataataacaaatgtctctttaattttattttttttaaaactaaaatacaattattatatgaaggctgtacaatatgcttcaaagtttataCATGTGTTAATGAGatgttttatcataaagttgtataTATATGTTTCAAATATTTTACATATGGTCATGGtagtgttttaccataaggttgtacatattatttcaaatattgtacatatggtcatgagggtattttattataaaattataaataatgctttatatattatacaattaacatgttaataattttatttaaaataattaattattttaatgacatcatcaagttagttactataaatacaatttttttttaattataaaatatttaggattaatgacatcatctaagtgacctagattttttttctttttctttttgatttttcttaacaaaggatttagcttaataatgacatcatcattttagcattttaatagaaactattgaTTAGTGTCAAGTAAAAATGGGAAAAAAAATTAATTCaacatgtaatttttttttttaaaaggcaaaaacatataattatattttaaacttTTTTACTAGGATATATAATATAGAAATGTAAATGAGCCAAACACCTTAAGTTTATACTATTAgtgtcaagtaaaaatggaaaaaaaataaaTTCAACATGtaattgtattttaagttttttttACTAGGATATACAATATAGAAGTGTAAATGAGCCGAAGACCTTAAGTTTGACTGGCTAATAGCTCGATTCAATCACATCTAAAACAAGCTTGAACCTGAGCTTGAACACATTTTAAAAACCATGTAGTAAAGTACTTTAGCTTCTTATATTGACTTTGCGAGTCTAAACAAGcattttatttataattgttaagacttttataataatataatatgttatttaattttataataataacaataattaaaattaattatataaaaaagtTGATCGAACTCAAACTTGTATAGTTTAAAAATGAGCCAAACTCGAGTTTAGTATATCAAGCACCACGTATACACTAgtcaaaaatttttaaattttagaCGAGATGAACTTAAGTCTAATCGATTTTGAACTCGACTCGACTCATTTATACCTAATTAAAAATTACCTTAATTATTGGCAGATTACCCAATATGTGATTACCGGTATATTTATAATCAACTtaatacctgctcgtgtattgtttgattgtagTGCAAATATTTTCGATGATTTGTTTGGTGTTACCCGTTCTTAATTTCGgcgtagtattaggaatggattggctgagcccaCTTAGAGCTAGTAATTGATGCCAAGAAAGAGAAGAAAATGGTTTCCGATATTCCAGTGGTTTCTGAATTCTCGGAGGTGTTTCCAAATGAGTTATCGGGTCTGCCACTAGtgagggaagttgaatataagattgaattagTTCCGGGAACTACTCCAATTGCGAAAGCTCAGTACCGTTTAACTCCTTCTGagatccgagaaatgatgtctcagatacaggaATTGCTAGATCGCGGAAAAAATATACGTCATAGTTCTTCTACTTAGGGTGCTCCAatgttgtttgttaagaagaaagacggaacCCTCcaaatgtgtatcgattaccgtgagttgaacaaGAGGACCGTTAAGAATAGGTATCCGCTACCTAGAATTTATCATTTGTTTGATCAGATACAAGGAGCTTCATATATTTCTAAGATAGACTTGCGTTCAGGGTATCATTAGTTCTTGTTGCAGGATCAGATATACCTAGGACAACGTTCAAAATGAGGTATGGTCATTACAATTTTTTGGTTATGCCGTCTGGGTTGACAAATGcgtcagcagtcttcatggatttgatgaatagagtgtgtcgtccgttttTAGAGAAGTTTGTGATTGTGTATATAGACGACATACTTGTGTATTCAAAGACTGAGGCCGAGCATGTtgaacatttgagacatgttttgaATCTATTGAAACATGACTAGTTGTTTGCTAAATTTTTTAAGTGCGAGTTTTGGTTACGAGAGGTACAGTTTTTCGGTCATGTTATCTATGTTGAGGGCATCACAGTGGATCCATCTAAGATAGAagtggtaatgaattggaattcctcGAGGACTCCGACTGAGAATAAGAGTTTGCTAGGATTACTAGAGGGTACAGACGATTTTGtggtatattgtgatgcttcattagcCGGGTTGGGCTGTGTATTGATGCGAAGAGACAGGGTTATTACATATGCCTCGAGATAATTGAAAGTGCATGAGAGGAATTATCCTGTACATTACCTGTATGGGACGCATTGTGTGATTTGTACAGACCATAAAAGTTTGCAATATTTTTTCTCATAGAAAGAGCTGAACATGCGCCAGAGGTGATGGCAAGAACTTATAAAAGACTACGACTGTGAAatcaagtaccatccgggtaaggaaAATGTGATTtctgatgcgttgagtcgaaagaagtCTAGTGATACTGTGAAATTTCTTTGTTTGGATATTACTTCCGATTTAACTGACCAATTAAGAACTGTTCAAGCCTGTGCTTTGGAGAATGAACATGTTAA
This genomic interval carries:
- the LOC139900639 gene encoding uncharacterized protein yields the protein MESIIVNVYCPHNDRDKKALWDSLDGLIHSVDTSWLLVGDFNEVRISEDRLNSQFIQSRADRFNEFINRNGLIEIDINGRKFTSISDDGLKFSKLDRFLVNNSFLNLWEDLSVIALDRHLSDHCPLVLRDKYIDYGPKPFKIFDEWFNYEEMDKVVVDAWGQPIRGSRRGCMFRDRLKNVKMTLKDWSSKKFGCHDKEIEAYKKEAMEWELKAESNVLTDLDRERWLECRRCWVEKENIKSNMLKQKARLKWTLEGDENSNM